CCCTCGGGCACcttggaggtggggctggcccatttTCCAAGAGGCGGGGTTGGGAGTGTAGACCAGAGTTGAAGGCAGGTGCCTGGCACTCAGGTCTCAGTCCAGGATCTGCTTGCCCTGTTGACGAAGCTTTGTGACCCCTacctgggagaagggagagggacaGTCCTGAGCTCCCCAAGGGGGCATCAGTCcagaccctgccctcagggaatgTGCTCTCCAACAGGGAGTGTGAAAGCGTTTCTGTGGAGCAGGAGGCAGTGTGGCGGAGGGAAGAATGCCTGGTGGACAGGATGCTGTCACGGGGGGCTGTGGCCCGTGGGTCAGTGCTGGTCCCAGGCCTGACTGAGGCCTGGGTGCCCACTGGTATAATCAAACTAATGGCTATCAATTATTAagcacttgctctgtgccaggcaaggATCGAAGCACTTCACAGGGATTAACGCTCCTAGGAAATGGGAGCCATgttatgattcccattttacagatgaggaaactgaggcccaaagaggccAAGAGCCTTgttgaaggtcacacagctggtgaggggtggagccaggattcagagGAACCCTTAGGGGCACCAGAGGCCATGCCCTTAACCCCACCCGTGTGTCTCCAAAATGGAAGGCTGGCTGGAAAGGTGCCAGCAcgtgctcgataaatatttgctgaatgaatgaactcaacAAATTTGTGCCTGTCCAGATTTCTCTCTCCAACCGGCCTCAGTGCCCACAATTCCATCACCCGGACATGCTGGTCTCACCACCCTCCCCCAGCAGGGCTCCGTCCCCGGGCTCAGTTAATGAGAACAGCAGCCAACCTTGCAGGGGGATGttatcaccccattttacagaggagaaaaccgaggtgaagagagagtgagaaacCAGAACCCAGATCTGCCTGCACAGCCTGCTGCCCTTTTAAAATGCAAGCACTCCAGGGAAGGCTGACGCAGAAAATGTCATCGCCATTTACACCTCCTGGTAAGGGCGTCTCTCAGCTGCTAAAGGTCATAGGCTGAGCTAATGGgaaaggatgggggagggggtgacaaggggaaaagcttcatgattTGGGAACGCTGGGGGCTGAGAGAAAGCTGGGTGGGATGGGTGTCCCAAGAGAGTGATGGGTATAAAAGGGAAGTGGGGTGGGGATTGGAAAATAGACCTTCAGCACTTCCTAGTATTTCTTGCAGCGTCTGCAGCTTGAGAGGGAAGAGACGCTGGGTGACCTCCTGGGGGCCTGTGCCTTTTCTGGTGCCACTGGTCTCCAGAGCTCTCTGCTTGGACACATTCCCATCCCTGCCCCTGGGCTGAGCGCATAGAAGGAGCTCAGACGGAGGGCGGACCAGCACACTCTATCTGGGCCCCAACATGGTGGGCAGTGGGGGGCAGGTGAACACTAGTTGAACCCTTAAATGGAGCAGAACCTAGAGTCCCCTGAAGCTGCCCAAGGCACAGAGGTGGCCCCATGATCTTGGGCCACCTGGATGTCTACAGGCCGGAACTGGTCATGGGCACCGCTGATCTGCCCCGAAGCTCACAGGCTCCCAGATGCTGCGATAGGTGCCTCCTCCTATCCATCCCCAGCCCCTAGAGGGGCATCCCTGGGTGCCAGTGAGGGAAGAGCATCTGTTCCCTGAGCCccgactgtgtgccaggctctggctGGGCACCTCACACACTTTCTCCTTGAATCCTCACGATGGCGGATGGAACAGGAGTTTAGAGGGTGAAGCCGCTTGTCCAGAGTCCCCTGGAGCcggatttgaatccaggcttcGTAGCTCTCGCCTGTGCTCCCGCAGCTTGCTGGGAGAAGTCCTGCCCGGCCTCGCAGCCTGCTGGAGGCGGGCAGCTGGTGGAGAGGACTTGGCCATGCCTGCCCAGCTTGTGGGCTCCTagggccccggggctcctgccggCTCCTGCCGGCTCCTGAATGCCTCCCTTCTCTGCCGGGTCTTCCTCCTTTGTCCTCCTCCTCGTGCCCAGGTTAGAggatggggcgggggaggggagagagggaaggatcAAAGGGAGATCAGATCAAGCCTGGAGACATCCCCCCTGCAGTCTTCTCCTGCAGGATGGAGGCAAAGGAGGAAATCATTGGTGGGGTCTGGGGGTGTTGGGGGCAGGGCCCAGCAGGACACCATCAGCTGTGACAACTCAGGGGGCTGTTGAGCCACTGTGGTGGGGGCAAGCATGGAAGAGCTTGGTCGGACCTGGGCAGGGACGTGACGCTCACAACAAACCATCTGGGACTTTTGGCCGCTTCATTTTCACTTCCCCTGAGTCCTCCTGCCAGGCCTCGGGGCCTTGGTGGGGTTTTCCACAGTGATTTCCTCCAcggctcccctcctccctgactGCTGCTTCCTCCGTCTCCCTCTGGCTCTTCCTCTGCCCTGGTGGGCCCGGGCTCTCCTAGACGCTCACGTGGGGCCTGCACTGGGGTCGTCCTCTTGGGGGTCACTACCAGGACTTTCTCCTGTGGAGGCAGCGGGCGTGGTCAGGTCCTCAGGGGCCTCTGGTGGGGCATCTGTGGATGGGACAGAGGAGGCTTCATCACAGGGGCTGGAAACTGAGCTGGCAGCAGTTCCGGGGGTCCGGGCCTCAGGGCTTGCCTGTGGCTGAGCCATGGAGTCCAGCTGAGACTGGACCACAGACTCTGACTGCAGCTGGGCTGTGGGATCTGCCTGTGGCTGGACCACAGAATCCAACTGTGGCTGGGCCATAGGGTTCACCTGTGGCTGGGCTGTGGGATTCTCCTGTGGCTGGGCTGTGGGATTCTCCTGTGGCTGGGCTGTGGGATTCTCCTGTGGCTGGGCTGTGGGATTCTGCTGTGGCTGGGCCATGGGATTCGCCTGTGGCTGGGCTGTGGGATTCGCCTGTGGCTGGGCCATGGGATTCACCTGTGGCTGGGCTGTAGGGTTCATCTGTGGCTGGGCCTCAGCTGTTGGCCCTGGCAGAGTCTGACCCCCAGGGTCCACTTGGGCCTGTGGCTCGGCTGGCATGAAGCTGCCTGGCCGTTCCTCGCAGAGAGCTGCTGCGAAGGAGGAGAGCATTGAGTGCAGCAGGGCCCGGAGGTCGGCACTggccaggaggcagaggaagggactGAGGCAGCTGTTGAGCAGGATTAAGTAGTCGGAGTAGACCAGGGCCTCCCAGAGCAGGTAGCCGGGGTAGATGTCCCACAGGAAGGCCAGGTACAGCAGCTGCGCCAGCTGGTAGGGCAGCCGCAGGACCACATAGGCTGACAATATGGTCTTGGCCACACGGGCAAAGCCACGGCAGGCTGTGGGCCTAGGCTGATGGTGGCAGCAGGTCCTGCAGGTAGCTGCCTGGGTG
This sequence is a window from Equus caballus isolate H_3958 breed thoroughbred chromosome 12, TB-T2T, whole genome shotgun sequence. Protein-coding genes within it:
- the GPR152 gene encoding probable G-protein coupled receptor 152, which codes for MDAAIEANLGAAGLRPRTELDDEDYYPQGGWDTVFLVALLLLGLPANGLMAWLAGSQARQGAGTRLALLLLSLALSDFLFLAAAAFQILEIQHGGHWPLGTAACRFYYFLWGVSHSSGLFLLATLSLDRCLLALCPRWYPAHRPARLPLWVCAGVWVLATLFSVPWLVFPEAAVWWYDLVICLDFWDSEELPLRMFEILGGFLPFFLLLVCHVLTQAATCRTCCHHQPRPTACRGFARVAKTILSAYVVLRLPYQLAQLLYLAFLWDIYPGYLLWEALVYSDYLILLNSCLSPFLCLLASADLRALLHSMLSSFAAALCEERPGSFMPAEPQAQVDPGGQTLPGPTAEAQPQMNPTAQPQVNPMAQPQANPTAQPQANPMAQPQQNPTAQPQENPTAQPQENPTAQPQENPTAQPQVNPMAQPQLDSVVQPQADPTAQLQSESVVQSQLDSMAQPQASPEARTPGTAASSVSSPCDEASSVPSTDAPPEAPEDLTTPAASTGESPGSDPQEDDPSAGPT